GCTTTGGGTTTGTGCGAAATCTGTTATTCCAGTCCGCTTCGGCACGAAGTGGAGCAGGTCCTGAAGAAGAAATTTGGGTGGAGCCGCGAAGAGATTCAGAATCGTTTACCAGTTCTGTTCAGTTGGTTTGTTCAAGTCCATCCACAAGTGTTCGTAGCGGCAGTCAAGGACGACCCGGACGATGACCGGATTCTCGAGTGCGCTCTTGCCGCTCAGGCGCGAGCCATCATTTCTGGTGACCGTCACTTGTTGCAGCTCGGTTCATTCGAGTCAATTCCCATCCTCACGCCACGGCAATTTCTGGACTCCAAAGTCTGGATCGAAGAGAAGAAATAGGCCGTTCGTCATTCGTTGGTCGCCCAGGGAGGCAAGTTGTCCTGCTCCGTGCTACCCTAGGTCGCTCTTACCATGCCCACCATCCAAACCAACGGCGTTGAGCTCTACTACCAGGAATCCGGCGCTGGCCCGGAGACCATTGTTTTCTCCCACGGCCTGCTGATGGACCACGCGATGTTCCACGCCCAGCGTGCAGCCTTTGAGCGGCGCTACCGGGTGATTGCCTACGACCATCGCGGGCAGGGCCAGTCGCAGGACCCGGGCGCGGGCTATGACATGGAGACCCTCACCGAAGACGCCGCTGCGCTGATCACTTCGCTCAACGCCGCGCCCTGCCATTTTGCCGGGCTCTCCATGGGAGGCTTTGTGGGGATGCGTCTGGCGGCGCGGCATCGCGAACTGGTGCGCTCGCTCACCTTGATGAATACCGGCGCGCAAAAAGAAGAGACCTTCAGCCGGCTGAAATTCAATTTTCTTGCGCAGCTGGTCAAACTGATGGGGACCGCGCCGTTTGCCGGCATTGCCGTGACCGAGTTGTTCGGCAAGTCCACGCGGGCCAGCACAAGTCCCGCCAAGCAGGCCATGCTTAAAGAATGGACAGCCAAGCTGCGTTCGCGTCCCAAGAACACGGCACGCGCTCTGATGGGCGTGATGAACCGCCGCGAGGTTTCGAGCGACGAGCTGGCGGGGATACGCTGCCCCACGCTGATCATCGCCGGGGAAGACGACAAGCCGCAGCCGCCGTTCCGATCAGAGCGGCTGGCCGCGGCCATCACGGGATCAAAGCTGGTGCGAATCCCGGCATGCGGCCACAGCAGCTCATTGGAAGCGCCGGACGCGGTCATTACCGCCATGAGAGAGTTGATGAACAGAGCGTAGACCAAGGTGCCTTACCTAAGCTTCCAGCTCGAATCGCCGATGCCGCCTGAAGCCGCCGCCGAACGCCTGCGAGCCGTCACCCGCACACCGCGAGGCTTTCTTGACAGCTTGGCCCGCCGACCCGTGGGTGCCGATTATCCATTTCAATTTGTGGGAAAGGTAGAAGGCGACCGTTTCAAACTGAGGCGTGAAATTGGCGCCAACAGCTACAACTCCTTCCTCCCCGTGATCCGCGGAAGAATCGATAGTTCCGGCGGACCTACTCGGGTAAATGTTCGCATGTTTCTGCACCCACTGGTTTGCATGTTCATGTTGTTTGGGCTTGGAGTTCTGGGTATGGCGATTGTGGAAGATGCTTTGGAGCGTCGGGCATCCTTTCCACTCATCGGATTCTTCCTCTTCGGTCTTGGACTCTTGATCGTCGGTTTCTTTCCTGAAGCCCACTTAGCACGCCGGCTGATCACCTCAGCTGTACTGGGTGAAGACAGTCTAAAGCCGCCCCATTAGCTGCATTCCGTCTTCCCACCTTGCTATAATTTGCCCATGAAATACTCCTTCCCCCACCGCCTGTTGTCCCTTGTTTTGATCACGGTTTTCCTTACGTCGCAGGTCTGGGCGACCTGTGGAGGCGGCGGAGGCGGAGGCATGGGCGGCATGTCCGGCGGCTCCAGCACAACGGTCTACAAGGTGCCGTGGAAGCTGATCACGCCGGAGGTCCAGCCCAAAGAAGGCCTGGCCATCTACTGGTTCCCGGTTTCTGACGTGGAGTTCAAGAACTCCAGCCTGCTGGAATCGCGCACGCTGCAGCTTTACTCGCAACAGTGCGTGACCATGGGCGTGGTGGACGCGCGCACCGCGCTCGGCCAAAAGTATGTCCCGGATGGCAAGCTGCCGGTGGCAGTGCTGGCGCAGGCGGACGGCACGGTGGTCGGCAAGCTGGAAGCCAACAAGGAAGGCAAGCTGAAAGTCGGCGACCTGGAAAAGCTTCTGGACAGCGAGATAAAGAAGCGCGAAAACGCCGTCAAAGAAAAGTTTGAGGACGCCAAGGCCAAAGCCAAGGCCGGCGACAGCCAGACCGCCATCCAGGAACTGCGGGCCGTGTATGACCAGAAGTGCCTCTTCCCCAAGCGCGGCAAAGACGCGCAAAAAGAACTGAAGAAGCTGGGCGTGGAAGTGGCGGAAGTCCCTGACGCTCCCAACTTTGATCCGGCGGTGAGCGCGCAGATCCAGAAGACCATGCGCGCCGGCCTGAAAGCCGAAAACGCCGCCAAGTACGAAGACGCTGAGCGTCTGTACCAGGCCGCCGTCAAGCTCGATCCGGCCGATCCCACGCCTCTGCGTTTCCTGGCGGAACTCTATCGCCACCACATTGGCGACTGGGACAAGGCCCGCAAAACGTTTGACGCTATCCTGGCCATGCCGGCTGACCCCATGTCGCGCGCCGTCGCGCTGCACGGCCTGGGCAAGATGACCATCCACGAAGGCGACTTCAAAAAAGGCCTGTCGCTGATGGAAGATTCCGTCCGCGAGTACCCGCTGGCTCTGGCGTACCGCAACCTGGCCGTGTACTGGAACAGCGAAGGCGATGTCGCGAAAGCTGATGCCTACACCAAAGAAGCCTTGAAGCTCGATCCTAAAGATCCTTACAACCTGATCTTTGCCGCGGCCTTCATGGCCGGCAACGGACACGGCGACGAAGCGCTGAAGATCGCCCGCGAAAACGAAAAGCTGCTGCCCGCCAGCTACAACCTGGCCGCCATCTACGCGCAGGCCGGACAGAAACAGAAAGCGCTGGACCTGCTCAAGCGGCACTTCTTCACTTACGAGCGTTATGAAGCGGTCCGCAGCAAAGAGATGATGGAAGCCCGCGTGGACGCGGTGTTTGCGTCGCTGATGACCGACAAGGACTTCATGGCCCTGACCAGCGGCGCCGACGGCCGCTTGCCCATGCGCATGAGTCCGAATGCCAAGCCGGCGGGGAACTGAAAAACAAGCAATTGGCAGTTAGCAATTAGCCAAAAGCAAAACCATACCGCGGATGAACGCGGAGTCGCGCGGATCAAAAATCAGGCCGTGATGGGGCAATGCCATTGCGGCCTTTTTTCTTTTGAGCATGCCCCTAAAAACAATTTCAAGAAATCAGTGAGAATCAGTGTTCATCAGTGTCATCAGCGGTAAGGGTTTGACTTGCTCTGGTTTGCCAAAGGCTAAGGGCCAAGAGCTAATAGCCAGCCGCTAGCGGCTAGCGGCTGCTTCCCAGCACATAAATCACCCAGGGTGCGATCGCGGTTTCATTCACCCACTTGTAGGGTTCATCGCCCGTCGCCAGCGGCTTGTAGATGGCAACCACTCTCAGGCCGGCGCGCGAGTAAACGTCCCGGTACGCTTCGTCGGTCCACAGGATGTCTTCCGTAGGACGGCGGTCCGGGAAATCTGTGGTGATGATCTTCACCCGGTCGCCTGATCGCGCCTGGCGGTTTTCGGGAAAGTCCTTGGTCGAGAACGACGCCCATTCGTGAACATAAATCTCAGGCGACGAAACCACACTGATGATCTTCCCTGAATCCCGATTCCCTGAATGTCGGAGCAGCCTTCCGAGATCACGAAAGAGGCGCACCTTGGTCTCCAGGCCAGGGATGTTGTCAAAAGTGAACGCAGAGAGAACAAGATCGTATGCGCCAGCCTGAAACTCGCTCATATCATCATCTTTGGCAACGCGGTAATCTCCGCCAGGATCGAGTTCCCTGGCTTTCGCCACCATCTCCGGTGCGATATCCACGCCAACGGCACTGAATCCAAGTTGTTTGACGAACCGGGTTGATCGCCCCGTCCCGCAGCCGAAGTCAAGCGCTCTGGTTCCTCTTACATGCTCACGTATGATCCCGGGAATGTCCCTATAAGCCAGGTAGTAGGTATTGGCGAACTCCAGTTGCGCATAGGACGCGGCCCGCGTCGCGTCGTCATAACAGTTGGTGAAATCCATGTGTCCCCTTGCATCCCCTTTGCGGCGCATTGCCCCGGCGCAATGCTGTCCCTCTCATCCATGAGTACTTTCGTCTATTGTCCCATGTGATTAATAAATCTAATCCCCTTCTAATTTGCCCATAAGAAAGGTCCTCCATACTCGTTTGTGGTTAGGTACGGTCAGCAAAGCAAGACGAGTTCACAAATTTCTGGAGGACAACATGTTTGAAGGTATGTTCCAGCCGATGCATCTGCTGGTGATTCTGATGATCGCTCTTCTGTTTTTTGGTCCCAGCAAACTGGCTGGATTGGGCAAGGGCCTGGGCGACGGCATTCGCGGCTTCAAGGACGCTTTGAAGGAAACTGCGCCCAGTTCAGATTCGACTGATTCAAAGTAGATAAGACTTTTAGCACGCCAGGTGTTCCCTCCCCTCGGGCAAGCCTGACCAGTTCACCTCCAGAGAAAACGGTTCCTGACTGACCATCAGGGACCGCCGAGGGGTTGTGTCTCCTCTTGAGTCCCCCGCGGTACTGGGCCACTCGCTTCGGCCGGAGTCATTGCGGTGTCAGCAATCGGGTGATCGGGTGATCTGAAGGAATTGCCAGGAGTGCCGTAATTGCCAAAGATCGCCGAGATTACGGCTTGAGTTCTCGGAAGTATCGAGTTGATCGTGCGCCGCTCAGCTCTCATCAGATGTCTCGATGTCCCGATGTCCCGAGGGTCCGATGTCCCGATGTCCCGATGATCCGATGTCCCGATGTCCCGATGATCCGATGTCCCGATGTCCCGATGATCCGATGTCCCGATGTCCCGATGATCCGATTCACTTGTCCGGATATTCGTACACGCCCTTGCCCGCTTTGCGTCCCAGCCTGCCGGCTTTCACGTACTGCACCAGCAGCGGCGACGGCCGGAACTTTTCTCCCAATGATTTGTGCAGGTATTCGAGGATGTGCAGGCGTGTGTCCAGTCCCACCAGGTCCACCAGTTCAAACGGTCCCATGGGATGGTTCAGGCCAAGCTTGAGCGCCTTATCAATGTCCGCAGCCGACGCAATGCCTTCCTGCAGCATGTAAAACGCCTCATTGCCGATCATCGCATTGATGCGGCTGGTGATGAAGCCCGGCGCTTCCTTGATGACCACCACTTCCTTGCCCATGCGGCGGCCGACCTCGGCACAGGCGGCGATGGTCTCGTCATCGGTCTCCAGGGCGCGCACCACTTCCAGCAGCTTCATCTTGTGCACAGGATTGAAGAAGTGCATGCCCAGGATCTTTTTGGCGCGATAGGTGACCGACGCAATCTCCGTGACGCTGAGCGATGATGTGTTCGAAGCCAGGATGGTCTTGGGGCGGCAGATTTTATCGAGCAGCGTGAAGATTTCAATCTTCGACTCCATTTCTTCCGGCACGGCTTCAATCACCAGGTCGGCTTCGCGCGCGGCTTCTTCCACGCTGCCGGCATACTCCAGGCGGGTGAACGCGGCGTCGGCATCGGGCTTGGAGATTTTGCCCAGCTCAATGGCTTTGTCCAGGTTGGAGCGGATTTCGCTTTCCGCCGTGCGCAGGCTGGCCGGCAGAATGTCCTCAAGGATGGTGCGATAGCCGCCCAGGGCCGCCACGTGGGCAATGCCCCGGCCCATGATCCCCGCGCCGATGACGGCTACGGTCTTGATCTCGGCCATTGCCTAGTTCTTCTCCAGCGTTTCCACAATCTTCAGATAGTTGGGATCGGCCTGGCGCATGTAGGCGGCCAGGCGTTTTCTCTCTTCCTCGTTCATGTCGCTCACGCCCAACTGGACGCGGCGCAGGGTGGCGGCAATGTCGTCAACATAATTCATCATGCGGATCAATTCACCAGTCACAGGCATGGCAGTTTCGAGCTCCTTAGTTCCGATGTTTTCATTGTCAAGGTTCCTGGGACATTAGTAAAGCGCGGCGGGCCTAACTGGCGGGCCGAACTGGCGCGCCGAACTGGCGCGCCGAACTAAAAATGGACCGGACCGCCCAAGCGCGCGTCTCTCACGACTGGGCGCGATCTCATTTCCGTTCTTTCCGCGCCAACTGGATCTCAAAGATGCTGGGCCAAAGCTTGGCGGTGACGAACAACCGCTTCCCCTGGGGATCGTAAGCGATGCCGTTCAGCACGGCTTCCGGCTGCCGGCGGTACATGGGGCTGAGCAGGCCTTTGAGGTTGATCCAGCCCACCACCTTGCCGCTTTGCGGAGAGATGCGCGCGATGCGGTCGGTATGCCAGACGTTGGCGAAGATTTCTCCCTCCACCCACTCCAACTCGTTGAGTTGCGTGACCGGCATGTTGCCGTCGTGCACCTTCAAGCGCCGCTTTTCGGCAAACGTGCGGCCGTCAAGGACGCGGATTTCGGCGGTGCCGTCGCTCATAAAGACGTCGCGGCCGTTGCTGGTCAGGCCCCAGCCTTCTCCTTCGTAGGAAAACTGCTGCACCAGGTGGAAGTCGCTCAGGTTGTAGACGAATCCCACGTGCGACTGCCACGTGAGCTGCAGGATCTGGTTCTTGAGAAGAGCAACGCCTTCGCCAAAGAACTCCGGCGCCAGGTCCACGCGTTGGACAACTTCTCCTGTTTCCAGCTTTACCTTGCGCAGGGACGAGTGCCCGCTTAGACCCGTGCCTTCATAGAGAAATCCCTGGTGGTAGAACAAACCTTGCGTGTACGCCGACGGATCATGCGGGAACACGTGAATCACCTTGTAGGTGTACTCCGGTGCGGTTGCAACCGGCTTCGCAGTGCCTGCCTGGCCGGCCAGCAGCGGCGGCAGCGCAGCGAACAAGAGCACAAGGGCGAGTTGTACAAAGGCCGGCTTCATTTTCATGGGAAAGATCTTCTTCATTGACGAGATCTTTTCATCGGACAGATCAGACGCACCTTGGTGAATGATTGTCGAACAAAACCCTTTGCTTACGCGGCAAAGTCTTCCAGCTTCGCAGCGCTCTGCCGCCTTTCAGCGATTGGCGACACACGGTCAGTGATCGCAGACAGCGCGGCCAGCTTGTCCGCCAGTTCGTCGCTGGCCATGCCCGGGGCGAGCCGCCATCCCCAGTTGCCATCAGGCCGCGAGGGAATGTTCATGCGCGCTTCGCTGCCCAATGACAGAACGTCCTGCATGGGGACCAGCGCCACACGGGCCACCGACGCAAACGCCGCGCGGATCATCGCCCAGTTCATGCCGTCCTGCGGCTGGCCGAAATATTGCGTGGCGTGCCGTTTTTCGTCCTCACTCGCGCCGGACTGCCACCAGCCTACGGTGGTGTCATTGTCATGCGTACCGGTGTACACCACGCAATTGGAGACGAAATTGTGGGGAAGATAGATGTGCGCGCCGGGATCGCCGAAGCCGAACTGCAGCACCTTCATCCCCGGAATGCCCAGGCGTTCGCGCAAGGCGTGGACTTCCCGGGTGATCAACCCCAGGTCTTCGGCGATGAACGGTAGGTCGCCCAGGCGTTCCCGCAGCACGCGGAACAGATCGTCCTTGGGGCCCTCCACCCAGCGGCCGTGAATGGCGGTGGGCTCGGCGGCGGGTATTTCCCAGTAACTTTCAAATCCGCGGAAGTGGTCCAGCCGCACTACGTCACATGCCTTCAGCGCCCAGGACATGCGCTGCACCCACCACTGGTAGTTTTGCGCGCGCAGCACGTCCCAGCGATACAGCGGATTGCCCCAGCGCTGGCCGGTCTGGCTGAACAGGTCGGGAGGCACGCCGGCCACCGTCGCCGGCTGCAGATTGTCATCCAGGTGAAATAGCTCGGGATTGCGCCACACGTCGGCGCTGTCATGGTTGACGAAGATGGCCACGTCGCCGACGATGCGGATGCTGCGCTGCCCGCAGTATTCCCGCAAGGCGCTCCACTGCTCATGAAACGCGAATTGGATGACGCGCTCAACTTCCAGTTGTTGCCGGTATTCCGTGCCAAAGGCGTGCAGGGCTTCGGCGGAACGGCGCGCCAGGTCGCTGGGCCACGCGCTCCACAGCGCGCGCTTGTGAACGCGGCGGATGAGCAGGAAGAGAACGTAGTCTTCCAGCCACCAGGCGTTGTCGCGCTTGAAATCTTCAAAGCGGCGGTGGTCGCCGCCGCGGCCTTCCAGAAAATTCTGCGCGGCCTGGCGCAAATGGGGCAGCTTGAAGGCTTTCACTTCGTCAAAATTGATCCGGCCCTGGGGAGGAAGATGGTTCTGGATTTGTTCGTGGGCGATCCATCCGCGGTCCGCCAGTCGTTCCAGGCTGATGAGCAGGGGATTGCCGGCAAAAGCGGAAATCGCCGAGTACGGCGAGTTGCCAAAGCCCGGCGGCGAAAGCGGCAGCACCTGCCACAGACCCAGGCGCGCGCGCGCCAGGAAGTCAGCAAAGGCATAGGCTTGCGGGCCCAGGTCGCCCAGACCGGGGCCGGCCAGAGAAGTCGGATGCAGCAGGATTCCAGCGCAACGTTCCGACAGCATAGTTTTCAGGATAGCTCAGCCACGGGTCCTGGTCAGGCCGTTCATCTCCGCCTGGTTGATTTTTACCTTGCCTTCTTTTTCCATGCGGGCGCCCAGAGCTTCCAGGAAGAGGCGCCATGCCTGCTCCTGGCGCTGCTGCACGATCTGTTCGCGCAATTGGTCGCGGTCCTTGGCGAACTGCGGGTCCGCGGCGGAAGGCTCCTGGCGGTCGGTGATCGCGATGACGGCCTCCCGGGTCCCCAGATTCAGAGCGCCGCTGATGTCCCCCCGCTTCATGGTAAAAGCCACGGCTGCCGGGCCGCTCAAGGCGCCGATGTCCGCGACTTGCGCGTTGCGGTCCACCAGTTCGCTGGTCTTGAAGGTAGCTCCCACCTCTTTGGCGGCTTTCGCCAGATCATTCTCAGCGTGGGCGCGATTCGCCAACTCTTGCCCTTTCTTGCGTAGCAACTCGGCAGAGCGGCTGCTGACGAAATCCTTGGTCACTTTGTCGCGTACTTCTTCCAGCGCCGGGGCCCTCGCCGGTTCCACTTTCTGAAGTTCGAAGAATACATACCCGGTGGCTACGCGGGCCGTCTGCGGCGGGGACTTTTCCTTAGTGGAGAAGACTTGCTGCATCAACTGCGGCGAGGCGCCAACGCCCGGCAGCGCGTCATTCCGGGTTATCAGATTGCTCTGCACCACCGGCGCTCCGTATTTTGCCGCAGCTTTGTCCAGGCCCTGCTTGGTGGCCGTGTCCTCAGCTTCCTTGGCCTTGGCCTCCAGCGCCGCACTGGTTTTCTGCGCCTTCAGGACAGGCTCAATAGTGGCCTGCACCTCCGCCAGCGGCTTAACGTGGGCGTCTTGCTTCTCTTCCGTCTGGATAATATGGAAGCCCCAGATGGTCTTCACCAAATCGCTGATCTGGCCTTTGTTCTGGGCAAAAGCAACCTTTTCAAACTCTGCCACGGTCTGGCCCTTGACGATCCAGCCCAGCTCGCCGCCGTCCGCCGCGCTGCTGTCCTGGGAGTTCTTCTTGGCCAGTTCGGCAAAATCACCGCCAGCCTTGATCTGCTTGAGAATGCCCTCGGCCTTGACACGGGCTTCGTCCACGGCCTTCTGGTCCACTTTGCCGTCCGGACTCGCCGGTGGCGTGGAGATCAGAATGTGCCGCACCCGCACCCGCTCCGGAACGCGATATTCATCCTGGTGGGAAAGGTGATAGCGCTGCAGCTCCGCAGCGTCCACCGTTATTTTGCTTTCCACGTCTTTGTCATTGATCACGAAGTAGCGGACCTGCCGCTTTTCCGGGATGGCGCTCTGGTAGCCGGCTTTGTTGGCCGCAAAAAAAGCTTCCACCTCGCTCGGCGTGGGTTTGATCTGCTTGGTCAGATCGTCCAGGTTCAGCACCGCGTATTGGAACTTTACCTTGAGATTGCGGTCTTTGTAGGCCTGCTCAACCTCGGCATCAGACGCATTTGCGCTCGCGCCCACTGCGCTGATCAGCTTGGAAACCATCAGTTGCTGGCGGACGTCGTTCTCAAAAGTCTCCGGCGTCTTGCCATTCAGCTTCAGCAGCTCTTCATACTTTTGTTTGCCGATGAACTTGCCATCGGGGAAAAAGTAGGCTTTGCTCATGCCGTTTTGCAGCTCGTCCTGCACTTCCTGGTCAGAAACCTTCAATCCCAAGCGCTCAGCCTCATAGCGGACTTCCGCCCTCTGGATCAACTGCATGACGGCCTGCTGCCTCAGGATGGGAATATAAAAGTCGGGAATTCTGCCCTGCTGCTGCCGCATCTGCTGCTGCACCAGATCGTTGACATCAGCGGTGCGGATGTCTTCTCCCGCCACGCTGGCGACGACGCCCTGCTGGTTGGTGTCCAGGGCGGTGCCGGAACTGGGGATCAGGTACCACAGCATGCT
The Terriglobia bacterium genome window above contains:
- a CDS encoding alpha/beta hydrolase, yielding MPTIQTNGVELYYQESGAGPETIVFSHGLLMDHAMFHAQRAAFERRYRVIAYDHRGQGQSQDPGAGYDMETLTEDAAALITSLNAAPCHFAGLSMGGFVGMRLAARHRELVRSLTLMNTGAQKEETFSRLKFNFLAQLVKLMGTAPFAGIAVTELFGKSTRASTSPAKQAMLKEWTAKLRSRPKNTARALMGVMNRREVSSDELAGIRCPTLIIAGEDDKPQPPFRSERLAAAITGSKLVRIPACGHSSSLEAPDAVITAMRELMNRA
- a CDS encoding 3-hydroxyacyl-CoA dehydrogenase — encoded protein: MAEIKTVAVIGAGIMGRGIAHVAALGGYRTILEDILPASLRTAESEIRSNLDKAIELGKISKPDADAAFTRLEYAGSVEEAAREADLVIEAVPEEMESKIEIFTLLDKICRPKTILASNTSSLSVTEIASVTYRAKKILGMHFFNPVHKMKLLEVVRALETDDETIAACAEVGRRMGKEVVVIKEAPGFITSRINAMIGNEAFYMLQEGIASAADIDKALKLGLNHPMGPFELVDLVGLDTRLHILEYLHKSLGEKFRPSPLLVQYVKAGRLGRKAGKGVYEYPDK
- a CDS encoding methyltransferase domain-containing protein, yielding MDFTNCYDDATRAASYAQLEFANTYYLAYRDIPGIIREHVRGTRALDFGCGTGRSTRFVKQLGFSAVGVDIAPEMVAKARELDPGGDYRVAKDDDMSEFQAGAYDLVLSAFTFDNIPGLETKVRLFRDLGRLLRHSGNRDSGKIISVVSSPEIYVHEWASFSTKDFPENRQARSGDRVKIITTDFPDRRPTEDILWTDEAYRDVYSRAGLRVVAIYKPLATGDEPYKWVNETAIAPWVIYVLGSSR
- a CDS encoding twin-arginine translocase TatA/TatE family subunit encodes the protein MFEGMFQPMHLLVILMIALLFFGPSKLAGLGKGLGDGIRGFKDALKETAPSSDSTDSK
- a CDS encoding peptidylprolyl isomerase; the encoded protein is MIRFLQSGNKAVKYVLSAFLLIICVSMLWYLIPSSGTALDTNQQGVVASVAGEDIRTADVNDLVQQQMRQQQGRIPDFYIPILRQQAVMQLIQRAEVRYEAERLGLKVSDQEVQDELQNGMSKAYFFPDGKFIGKQKYEELLKLNGKTPETFENDVRQQLMVSKLISAVGASANASDAEVEQAYKDRNLKVKFQYAVLNLDDLTKQIKPTPSEVEAFFAANKAGYQSAIPEKRQVRYFVINDKDVESKITVDAAELQRYHLSHQDEYRVPERVRVRHILISTPPASPDGKVDQKAVDEARVKAEGILKQIKAGGDFAELAKKNSQDSSAADGGELGWIVKGQTVAEFEKVAFAQNKGQISDLVKTIWGFHIIQTEEKQDAHVKPLAEVQATIEPVLKAQKTSAALEAKAKEAEDTATKQGLDKAAAKYGAPVVQSNLITRNDALPGVGASPQLMQQVFSTKEKSPPQTARVATGYVFFELQKVEPARAPALEEVRDKVTKDFVSSRSAELLRKKGQELANRAHAENDLAKAAKEVGATFKTSELVDRNAQVADIGALSGPAAVAFTMKRGDISGALNLGTREAVIAITDRQEPSAADPQFAKDRDQLREQIVQQRQEQAWRLFLEALGARMEKEGKVKINQAEMNGLTRTRG
- the malQ gene encoding 4-alpha-glucanotransferase; its protein translation is MLSERCAGILLHPTSLAGPGLGDLGPQAYAFADFLARARLGLWQVLPLSPPGFGNSPYSAISAFAGNPLLISLERLADRGWIAHEQIQNHLPPQGRINFDEVKAFKLPHLRQAAQNFLEGRGGDHRRFEDFKRDNAWWLEDYVLFLLIRRVHKRALWSAWPSDLARRSAEALHAFGTEYRQQLEVERVIQFAFHEQWSALREYCGQRSIRIVGDVAIFVNHDSADVWRNPELFHLDDNLQPATVAGVPPDLFSQTGQRWGNPLYRWDVLRAQNYQWWVQRMSWALKACDVVRLDHFRGFESYWEIPAAEPTAIHGRWVEGPKDDLFRVLRERLGDLPFIAEDLGLITREVHALRERLGIPGMKVLQFGFGDPGAHIYLPHNFVSNCVVYTGTHDNDTTVGWWQSGASEDEKRHATQYFGQPQDGMNWAMIRAAFASVARVALVPMQDVLSLGSEARMNIPSRPDGNWGWRLAPGMASDELADKLAALSAITDRVSPIAERRQSAAKLEDFAA
- a CDS encoding tetratricopeptide repeat protein → MKYSFPHRLLSLVLITVFLTSQVWATCGGGGGGGMGGMSGGSSTTVYKVPWKLITPEVQPKEGLAIYWFPVSDVEFKNSSLLESRTLQLYSQQCVTMGVVDARTALGQKYVPDGKLPVAVLAQADGTVVGKLEANKEGKLKVGDLEKLLDSEIKKRENAVKEKFEDAKAKAKAGDSQTAIQELRAVYDQKCLFPKRGKDAQKELKKLGVEVAEVPDAPNFDPAVSAQIQKTMRAGLKAENAAKYEDAERLYQAAVKLDPADPTPLRFLAELYRHHIGDWDKARKTFDAILAMPADPMSRAVALHGLGKMTIHEGDFKKGLSLMEDSVREYPLALAYRNLAVYWNSEGDVAKADAYTKEALKLDPKDPYNLIFAAAFMAGNGHGDEALKIARENEKLLPASYNLAAIYAQAGQKQKALDLLKRHFFTYERYEAVRSKEMMEARVDAVFASLMTDKDFMALTSGADGRLPMRMSPNAKPAGN
- a CDS encoding glutaminyl-peptide cyclotransferase, with amino-acid sequence MKPAFVQLALVLLFAALPPLLAGQAGTAKPVATAPEYTYKVIHVFPHDPSAYTQGLFYHQGFLYEGTGLSGHSSLRKVKLETGEVVQRVDLAPEFFGEGVALLKNQILQLTWQSHVGFVYNLSDFHLVQQFSYEGEGWGLTSNGRDVFMSDGTAEIRVLDGRTFAEKRRLKVHDGNMPVTQLNELEWVEGEIFANVWHTDRIARISPQSGKVVGWINLKGLLSPMYRRQPEAVLNGIAYDPQGKRLFVTAKLWPSIFEIQLARKERK
- a CDS encoding putative toxin-antitoxin system toxin component, PIN family; translation: MIRIVADTNVIISALVFGGLPRQIIDLAALGLCEICYSSPLRHEVEQVLKKKFGWSREEIQNRLPVLFSWFVQVHPQVFVAAVKDDPDDDRILECALAAQARAIISGDRHLLQLGSFESIPILTPRQFLDSKVWIEEKK